One window of Atribacter laminatus genomic DNA carries:
- a CDS encoding DUF2284 domain-containing protein — MDHKKYLKMAFDMGAEQAVFFRIEDIEFDARTILKCMFGCADWGNSHTCPSRPGSMRPWEYQKVLEKYTWGIIVHSTNKQLSQKISFSIERQAFLDGYYFAFSMSDCALCKECSGFKGMKCINPKQARPSFHSVGVDVFKTVRKFGLPIGTLKNEDDPQNWYSAIFIE; from the coding sequence ATGGATCATAAAAAGTATCTCAAGATGGCTTTCGATATGGGAGCCGAACAGGCAGTATTTTTTCGCATAGAAGACATTGAATTTGACGCAAGGACTATCTTAAAATGTATGTTTGGTTGTGCTGATTGGGGAAACTCCCATACCTGTCCTTCACGTCCTGGGTCGATGCGACCATGGGAGTATCAAAAAGTATTAGAAAAGTACACTTGGGGTATTATCGTTCATTCCACCAACAAACAACTTTCACAGAAAATTTCTTTTTCGATTGAGAGACAAGCTTTTCTTGATGGTTATTACTTTGCTTTCTCGATGAGTGATTGTGCTCTTTGTAAAGAATGCAGTGGATTTAAAGGCATGAAATGTATCAATCCGAAACAAGCCCGTCCATCTTTTCATAGTGTTGGCGTGGACGTCTTTAAAACTGTTAGGAAATTTGGTCTTCCGATTGGAACCTTAAAAAATGAAGATGATCCTCAAAACTGGTATTCAGCAATTTTTATTGAATAG
- a CDS encoding TIM barrel protein gives MQDLEKNFTIELGVKSDPIQYRYSFDWLFNLMAEEGIYNLQLGTFTEFYSLPDSYFFRLKESAQSKGIQISSIFTSHRELGGFLNPEKEYAEITMKNYRRMIEIAAILECPVAGSSMGSVYRDKIEYRPQGIKSFLKFIKDMMVFAKDHGLSWLTLEPMSCYAEPPCNSVELKKIADELVQFHLNQPEKTVRFGYCSDVSHGWANQEKIVIENNLDYFIASFPYLYEFHFKNTDSIYNSTFGFELENLERGIIDVKEVYSILMKKQNEIPVTKVIGYLEHPGPKFGRDYSDYLLDRWLRESLKYLKEQWAEWSAIFS, from the coding sequence ATGCAGGATTTAGAAAAGAACTTCACGATAGAATTAGGAGTGAAAAGTGACCCTATTCAATATCGGTATTCATTTGATTGGCTTTTTAATTTAATGGCAGAAGAAGGTATTTATAATTTGCAATTAGGAACTTTTACAGAATTTTATTCCCTTCCTGACTCCTATTTTTTTCGATTAAAAGAATCTGCTCAATCAAAGGGTATTCAGATTTCTAGCATATTTACCTCCCATCGTGAATTAGGAGGATTTTTAAATCCAGAGAAGGAATATGCTGAGATTACCATGAAAAATTATCGGAGAATGATAGAAATTGCTGCGATCTTAGAATGCCCAGTAGCCGGTTCTTCAATGGGAAGTGTCTATCGTGATAAGATTGAATATCGTCCTCAAGGAATAAAATCATTTCTTAAATTTATTAAAGATATGATGGTATTTGCTAAAGATCATGGATTATCTTGGCTAACCTTGGAACCAATGTCTTGTTATGCTGAGCCTCCTTGCAACTCAGTTGAACTTAAAAAAATAGCTGATGAATTAGTGCAATTTCATTTGAATCAACCAGAAAAAACAGTTCGCTTTGGATATTGTTCCGATGTTTCGCATGGTTGGGCGAATCAAGAGAAAATTGTAATTGAAAACAATCTTGATTACTTTATTGCCTCCTTTCCCTATTTATACGAGTTTCACTTTAAAAATACCGATTCAATATATAACTCGACTTTTGGTTTCGAATTAGAGAACTTAGAACGTGGAATTATTGATGTAAAAGAAGTGTATTCGATTCTGATGAAGAAACAAAACGAGATTCCTGTAACCAAAGTGATTGGATATTTGGAGCATCCTGGTCCAAAATTCGGCAGGGATTACTCAGATTATTTGCTGGACAGATGGCTGAGAGAATCGTTGAAATATCTAAAAGAACAATGGGCAGAGTGGAGTGCAATATTTTCTTAA
- a CDS encoding toast rack family protein has protein sequence MIIENPVIEVGDAQVVNTTIEISFGDIAITGGATKLMEGEFRYSSPEWKPLISYQVKNAVGELNVEIPTNINFSLFSFKDKTYKTLIHLSDELPMNLFFKVGAGKSQLDLASMELENPKH, from the coding sequence TTGATAATTGAAAATCCCGTAATTGAAGTTGGGGATGCTCAAGTAGTGAATACCACAATCGAAATTTCTTTTGGCGATATTGCTATTACTGGGGGAGCAACAAAATTAATGGAAGGAGAATTCCGGTATTCCTCGCCTGAATGGAAACCTTTGATTTCGTACCAGGTGAAAAACGCTGTTGGAGAACTAAATGTAGAAATTCCTACTAACATAAATTTTTCATTATTCAGCTTTAAGGATAAAACATATAAAACCCTTATACATCTCAGTGACGAACTCCCGATGAATCTATTTTTTAAAGTTGGGGCAGGAAAAAGTCAGCTTGATCTGGCTTCGATGGAACTTGAAAACCCTAAACATTGA
- a CDS encoding LiaF domain-containing protein, with protein sequence MGEMDIDLEGNTSLSRLNVKIGVGEATIDLRGNWTRDLESRIISGLGQVTLLLPQNIGVKVETKRGLGSIDASNLNVNGNIYTNQQFGKTDPTLNIYLESGIGKVNLN encoded by the coding sequence ATGGGCGAAATGGATATTGATTTGGAAGGGAATACCAGTCTTTCTCGCTTAAACGTAAAAATTGGAGTTGGAGAGGCAACTATTGATTTACGTGGAAATTGGACGCGGGACCTTGAATCAAGAATTATATCCGGATTGGGTCAGGTAACTCTCCTTCTTCCACAGAATATCGGAGTTAAAGTTGAAACGAAAAGAGGCTTAGGTTCTATCGATGCCTCTAATCTTAATGTCAACGGAAATATTTATACCAACCAACAATTCGGTAAAACCGATCCTACTCTCAATATTTACCTCGAATCGGGAATCGGGAAGGTAAACTTAAACTGA